The DNA window aaaactttttttccataattGCGCAAGGTGTACGCACATCAAAGTTACAGTTTTCAAACATCCTTGAACATTGGAAAGATGCAAGTCATGATTTGTGAATTTCCATTAAATCATTTCTGTATACTCAGCTTGAAAGAGGAGAGCATAATGGAATATTGCTTGACGACAGTGCGTATGCTCAGAAGAATTTTGTGTTTACATCATGCTCTCACCCAacagctgagtgatgtcactacaACCAGGCTCATGCACACTAGCAGTCTAGTAGAGCACGTTTGGTGTTTGGAAGAGTCAATGTCAGTGCCTCGGGAAAGCACTTTGGTTCAAATTAAGAAGCTGTTGCACTGTCATCACTGCAACAGCTGTCCTTCACaaatgtctgaaatgcatggatgCCCAGATCCTCCAAGAAAAGAGGACAACAATGCAGATGTTCCACCATTTACAACAGACTATAGATGTTACGGCGTGTGCagcacggagcggggaagcaggcgaacggaagccagggatcggggaatacagagtttaatgccaaaacacagagcacgaaaaaacaacgtcacaacgtcaatgaccggactggggatacaaacgggaacgcggactaaatacactgaactaatgacaacaatccgaaacagctgtaaaacactgggattccacatgaggttaacgagggggcgtggcacacattaggatcggacggagcggggcatgacaataGAGATGGACTTGCATACAGAGatgcttttgcattgtgccacattgttgactttatttacattttcatcgttctactcggatcagataaattttcttattcaatgagcaaatgcattttaaaagcagaagtgtacattttatctggtatgatacagaaacagccataacatccaacatgagttaagacgacaatatttatttattttgtttctggtactgatgagacatctgagacggttgcatctttctctccatcagcatttccaattgtaactgaagaatcttcattttaatatcatgctcttcctgcagatactttagcttttgctcaTAAAATTCAATTGTCAGCCTTTCCTGGAGAGAGAGTCTTTGGTGAGCAGTACTGGCTGACACTGCCACCCTTGCTCCTGCAGATGTGAGCGGTGAATCAACTTGCAGGTCTTGAGTActgtccacatcattttgtccttgaaacaagaaaagtccatatgtatggtcaaataaatgcagattgcatgaagagatatttcatatcagatgacacagaagtaaatgaaagttttaaagtagagaaagaaaaggcaaagtgaaACGTTCTCACATACTTGAGGTAGATGTGTGTGACACCTCATCTGAACCCTCCGGATGGTCGTCAGTTGAGATGTTCTCCAACATTGGCTGGCTCTCCGTTATTCCAGGCCGTGAATCATCCAACTGATCGGGTTCTTCATTTGCctataaattgcatttaaagacAACCTCAGTTCAGCTAATTCAGACTAGTATAGGTGACTTTAAATTGATCTTGTCTACTACAAGTCATAGTGCAGTAATCagtaattaatcatttttaaaaccatgatTAACTATTCCAGATTTAAGGCCAACCCCTGACTTAATTTAAACCCTGTCTGGGAAACTGCCCCCTTAAGATTAAACTCAGTACCTTGATGCTGGTCTCTGGGACCTCAACGAGGACAGAACTCTCACGTCTGTTACCCACAGCTTCAGTGGCGTCTCCCTCACTGTCTGCCTCAGGTCCCAcacctgaaaacaatactgcatGGTGAGAACAGGCATTTGTTCCACTTTTCTTTACCTCCTTCCTCAGCTTAGCCCATGGGCACAGGCTAGTCACTCAGTGGAAAGGTGTGTGATCTACAGGTGATGCAGTAGGCCTACCTGTCTCAGCCtctgcagctgggctgcagAAATCATCGTCAGCAGGAGGGCTGCATGCTTCCAGGCACTGATGCAGAGTGTGGTCCAATGAGAGAAAATTCTGGACAATACTTCTCACAAAGTACTGCCCAGCAAACTTCCACTCAGACCCTGCTTTCACGATGGCATTTGGTGCGTCATATTTGACAAAGCACCTTTTTCTGCCCTTTGTGATGGTGAACTCGATACACCGTGTAACGCCCCCCTGCTCATAAAAGACCTCCACACGGTAGACTACTCTCTTAACCTTGCACATTTTGGTGACTAAAAGAAGTTTGCAGTTAATGCGTgttgcagaaaatgtcaaactgagATGATCGTCCGACAACGATCAAATTTGTACTTTGGGTTCTAGAACTTACACACGTAAGCAACTGTTTATGCACGTAAACAACTGCTTATGCACGTAAACTACTCTTCCAAGATCTCCACTGGAACTGAATGGAAGAACGTCACTTTGTAGACGAAATGTATTTCGtgagtgaaagaaatgcattttgtttacgtGGAGGGTGCGCGCCTGTGTAGTACACCTTCAatgaccagaaggtggagcgccgGCTTTGATTTTGCAGACGCGTGTGACTACGTTTAACTGTAATTtcaatgtcatttaaatttaataaaatgtgatttaaatttAATAGAAATAGCTTCTGGGCTCATACTTTCACGTTTGCATGTACTCATTggtgtcactgttttttttggCTAGGCCCTAGCCAATGAAAAATCGCGCCGCCTATTCCCTACTGTTGTCGGCTATATTACCCAGCCGCTGAATACCACTCTCCCCGGTACTTCACATCAGACACACTGAGTAGCCTGCTTGTAGAATACAAGGTTAAAATTCCAATGGATTAATACCAGGAGTCACAGATGGTCTGCGGATCCTCGTAAAATCGCTGCAGCAAATGCGTTTTATGAACGAAATGACTTGTTGTTGGAAGCAGATACATTCAGCCTTCTGTCCGCGAAATGCAAGGTGCTGATATCAGATTTGACGTTTTATCTGAATGTCAGAGACTGTTTTAGTTCTGAAGTGTGTTCGGACTGAATGAACATTTGAACCAGACTGTAGCGGTCGCGCAGAGTTTGTTTACAGAGTTTGTAAGAGTTAACGTGAGTAATCTTGACGGAGCtttataatttaaatgcaaaaaaaaatgcaattgtaatccgttacagttactaaagaaaaaagtgtaattaaattacagttacttatggaaatattcatgattacaattttagttacatcataagattgtatgctaaaccttgctaatatctttaataagtgtttttattgcttttcatgtttttttttatataaaacatccTCTTTTGCTATTTCCACAGACGAACGTTTGAAACTAttcgatgcttctgattggttatcctgtcacgtatggttcgaattacggggggtactggggggtacagtacccccgaTCAAGATCCAgacccataccccccccccccccaaagacacaaaaatagcagtttgggggggtcttaacgtttttcttttgttaaaaaaaaaaagataaagctAACCTCACctctatgtaaaacaatttcagacacccctaatgtggaccgtaccatttaaatcacctcggcgctagaagcagccagtcggttgcgtcattcattctcattgagtgacatgTTCGTTATGTTCGTCTGTtatggtactgtttgtcgtgcattggtcaAAGTAAGTagtcagcagaagtctagcctgttgaaaatgcgttattttacaaccttcatttattcgtttaagtgtttcatctactaatgcaagctgacgtctttataagttgaattacgtACCATTGTCTTTCTGAGGCCGGTGTAGTCAACGTTCCTCACTTTAAGTTAgtttaactagcaagataagctaagttctctatttaaaccaggcttatttggtgaggtaaaatcgatcatggttattttccaaggagattaactctctatgttttcattctcattttatcatgaataaattgtgcctttctgaaattaatacgccatttagcctgtgtggtttattactattaggctaatgttaatgcataagaaggtctaacgttatgctctgaaaaaacattactataagtgaaacttttttttttccaaacaatttttatttttaaactttgtcaTAAAGATTAATACAACGTTCGAGTTTTCTATTATAACCCGATATAAAATAAACTATGTAACTATAGGATACTTGTCTATATACTCTCGTCAATGTCCATCAGTTCCACAAAAGAGTCACCATTCAGACTCTGCAAGTAGTCACAGAACACCTTCCAGATGGACCAGAACACACGAAGTCTGTTCTTCAAAAAGTAGGTAATCTTTTCTAAAGCAAGAAATGAAGTCATCGCCTTTATCCATTGAGGCATGTCAGGACATTCTTCTTTTTTCCAAGAGCATGCAATTACACGTTTGGCTTCCAGCAGACAAAGAATCAGCAGCAATCTTTCATGTTTGgtaattttaaaattcaaaggacaaatatgtaatatacacagcTTGGTATCAATAGGAATTACTTTACCGATGATTTTACTTACGATGTTCAATATTTTAACCCAAAAACAATTAACTTTAGTGCATTCCcacatacaatgaaataaagttcCCTTCTCTTGCTTACATTTATAGCATTCATCAGGAATATTCCGGTTGAAGTGGTGTAACTTGACTGGAGTGATATATTGTCTACTATCCATTTAGCCATTTATACTGAAGCAGTCTCAGATGAGTGTTCATTGTCTGGGTTTGGGCTTTTAAACATACGATTTGCCACTCTTTCTCTGTTATATTAACCTGCAGGTCAGATCGCCATGCTTGAAGTCTGTCATTAAATGATTCTTTAGAATTGGCTACAAATTGTTTATTTAATAGAGATATTTGACCTCTACCTTTCAAACATTTAAGTGTAATATTTTCCAAAGTAGAAAGAGGAGGCTCAACCAGGCTTTGGCCTTGCCTTGATTGAATGAAGCTACGTAAttgcaaatatttgaaaaagtgtttttgcggaattctaAGCCTTGTCCTAATGTCTTCAAAGGACATGAATTTTCCTTCATTATAGAGATCAGACACCTTGCTAATAccttaatttaatcattcttccaagcaatagcctataggcataggctacttttttctaattcactaatggaatactgaaaaaccattaaaacaacatgaaccagaccagtgtgatacttgtaggcctaacaatagactagggctaaagctgatgcaattggttgggactcagtggatgcaaatgatagggcactgtcgtggctcgtgggtaatgtagtcttttatcggtcttgtgatattgtctattctcgggccactgtcgctgcgtcggatcagtttcagtaagtaccggaacgcagaaaaaagtggcagaacccaaaagacgaaaatacagaagttacGGCACTGCGTCCCGCTGCGTTctggcccacttcaagcactgcataCAATGAAAATCTTACTTCACATGTTCCGTCGCATTGCCCTAAAGATAGAACAGTAAACACAGAGTGACAATACAATgtgcattacaaaaataaataaaatttagaCAAAGGCTATTGTGCAAACACATAaaccttcagaaataatttacagtattgtgcaaaagagCAATTAAATGAGACCTGAAGTGAATTTAAAGAATTTGTACAGCAGAGGAGCGGCCCCCAATCCAAACTGCCTGTAGTCTACGTGTACTTGTTTCTGTAGTTGTGATAGATGTAgttaactaattacttttctcagtctgggacccatcaggatgagaataaatatgcaaatgttatttatccaaaccagaGAGGAATGAACAATGGAGAGGATGACTGGAATGTTTCCTTATTCAACTAAAAATCATGAATCACATCTAATCTTGAGTAACACTTCCATGACTTAACtgtcaataaatgtttttttttatccccagtgcttccaacaggcatttcctgctctgccccatgtgcaagaagacacaggcaagcctctcagtgcatctgactagggtgtgcatgaagaggtCTTCGAAGAAGGACATCCATGAAGTAGTGAAGAAGGCGAAGCAGGATTcacttgaagttctgcagtgtggcagggtgtttagctacaggcacctgcgagagattatggatgatgctaatccaaCTAGCAGGTTGGTGGAAAAACTCTTAAGTCTTTTACACATCTCACGTCGTTTCTTCTGTATGACATTTAccaacagtttttttatttacttatttatctgaaaggatgatccaggagctggagcgtcggcacatggtggtgactgacaccccctccccagcagtggtggcgcagaccagcagtgttcctgtggtggctGGTACAGTCACAACCgggcagcgaccggagagcacTGAGAGTGAGCAGTCGGAAGACATTGTCAGTGTCAGCAGCGGGCAGCTTGAAGAGacctttcaagtgtgagtattaGTATCTCGGCTTTACAGCTTCATTGATattctttgcttttgtttgtgagccaattgaatgtgcaattttatgacaaaatatattttccccatggcagtacccgggaggtgcagtggacacagacctccaggcacatgatgcaggagaagggactgtacaggaaacattctctggaccatcccctcctgaagggcttcgccacatgcttggagaaggatctcctgaatgagaatttcaagcagacggtgaggtctcccataaaagttcactctattattttttggagctttatatctacgcaatatattaattaagtaatgccgattttattttccaggtggaaaacgtcagcaggttcatgttttttgtgaaccctgaagagccatcccttgagtttctgagggagagggagaagacgaagctcttctttcgggagctgactgaggctggtctctccaggcagactcaggtcaacttcatgaagagcctgaagaggttggtagcatgtagatttttaacagtacATTGTAGGTTCGTGTTGTATtgtcgtatctgttttcttcaaggaagttcagtcctcccgctattgtcatggtggcatgtacaagtttatgtacatatggatacttacatacatgtccttcctctgacagattcctcaagtaccacaccgtggccaccgacctccggcgtgacaacattgccttgtggaatgaggcaatgttcttcgtggagtacctgggctcactccagcagagcactgcaaagttggtgagtaaggagatgacgcaaaggaggtaagttcaactgtcaacacccgttaaattccatattgtgatttgattatacatctcctctactgtgtttaacacactcataatgtttttttttatctccctcactgctcctggagtgcactgcatggagaagcagagccattttacatcgtgagcacattttattaaaatgtgtactgtattgattaggattgacagtaattgaattttcttctctcacccacatagtcatgtcattctcacggAGATGAGCCCAGACaagagtccagaggactgctgggccgtgctgagggctgccaagaacgacttcttggcagtccttggcaaggtgtatccggaggagatgcccctggagtgtgcagagtgctgccttgtcctacctggaggccacggtcattctgaagcatctccagccaccaggcgtggtggagcacatgaccgtaagtgttgtattctttttgtcttcacttttcctttttgccgatactcttatttatcagtgggacatcattgtattgtgtaggtccaggagtggatgaccaggagcacgtccgaggccgaccatacggtgattggggtgaaggaacacaagacgtcggcgcagcaagcggccacgtttgcattgtcctctgaggaggagacggtaagtatatcaagtttgataagatttatttcatagtttatttcaagagcagcgatttaatctgttttcctctgccaacagtggttcgacatctacttcacccaggtacggccacagctcctgagctccaagaggagccggacgacactggatgacctgggaggagacaaacggttcttcgtctccaccacaggcaggccggtgttcaacgcttcgaatgacctcaaccggctgcaccaaaacTGAGCTaatcatcatgattaattccccctataatatgttctacatacgtgttgtgtgagacgtattaataaatgtattttagatacaagctggatccagtcacctaccagacggcccggcgcatctttgagacggccaccaaggacttgacggaccaagagaagtccttggtggccgattacctcactcattccactgcgacggctgacgaGCACTAGCGGATGATgcagtcgcggaatgtggtgctggccagtaagctgctgaagaagctggcaggtgactcaaggtaggcatgttttctgtttgtcaacacacttaccaacatcaagacacacaaccaaagccctcaccactgaacactaaccttaaacttttgtgtttttttttttttttttttttaaatctcagcgctgactccgcagaggaaggacccagctgttctgcccgaggtgccgcacgggatgctgccctggcatccaaccaacagatggatgtccaggcagcgttcgatcagctccttcggacccaccccgtgaccctggatggcgacatcccagacaagacagcacgctcgcagacgtcgggccggtttcagcggcagctctatgatcgctggctgaaggcccagatgaggatgcgcgtacggcatgtcttgtgtgagtattgtttgtagcactaatgacattttttactgtggaacggtcctatctacataggcttcttaactaacaacaatttactttgttcttgacagcacactttggcagacggcagcccagcgagtcccgggtcgacgcttggatcaggaaccaaggctggaaaagtaacgttcctagcgcggccagcgttctgaaggactggagaccagtgggttcggtggacactgccatggactctagccacatccaggagctcatccacaaccagaagtggaagggacttgtggtgatggacattgcggggaaggggaagggagtctgcgccacccggcagttcccggctggtgaggtggtgtgtgactaccacgggctggtagtcacagccactgaggcccagcggattcactcatcgacgaaggaagaagaatctggctacatgttcttcttccgGAACAGCCATAAGTCTGAGTGTGCCTGTCACCCGGGCATATAGACTTTTGGCCGGCTGATTAATCATTCCCATAAGAAGGCCAACCTCCGGCCAAGACTGTACAGCCCAGCCGTCGGGGGACAGGAcgttattttgcttttggccctgaacaggattaatgttggggaggaactgttgttcgattatggggtgcagaggaaatcgttcaggggagagggattgagaaccattgagaacatgtagttaatttttggcaagatcatcattttgattgttgctactcttcccaaaagtgatgtgggtagattattccaccatgcaaggtcgggcagattattcattcatcaaatttaaagctcttaatttctaatcaattggcccaagtacatcctgattgcactgtactattttcttgtatgcagtttttatgtgaaataactctttaaatgtgaaataaagtgacacttttctagtataattgttttggggttttttttgacaatgtataaagtttaagaccttgtcgttgccccaagtattacagtagtttaagtgcgacacacaggtcacttactcaagcggttaacatcaacatctgagatgaggggtaacagacttcggaagggcctgacaatctgtacggatgcctagaatgaggtctgtttgagctcctacctcaggctataaagccaaattaagcatcaaattaaagcacaacatttgtggtccacacagagaccagacacatgtcaatagccccagcagttttagagtaacccttcaaaatatttggagcattatagactgggccactacctatctgatgcgtggcacactgacctgtaatacaccgcaaatacaccaaagcacgtgacgaactgaaacacacagcccgtctactcaaataatcacgcttttattttacagtttgcaagggaattagcaggataaccttagcaaaatcacagaggtcaaagcaatgacagacaatataaaatgtacacaggcaaataaagctgaacctacagtatttgtggagcataaaaacatgatgaataatggcaccatttaaggaaaaaaaaacctgaactattttaccagtgcgacccacaggttacttactgaagcggttaacatcaacatctgaaaTGACGGGTAAGAGACTTCAGAAGGGctaattatgatatatatagttgatatacaattagtattaagcttgtcctaacacattaaattataaagttattaaacttatattacACTATatatattagacatattatatatatgatgttatttatcaaaggcattgagcactaaacaatggagatgacaattggaaattcaactgaaagtaagtgataagcagaagaaaacagggaacaggccacacaggcaagttagctgtagttgtgagcaaattacaatgatgcaaatatttttaatccaactatttagttacaaattcctcagcctgggagtcatcagctaggtttgctaatgctaaggtTAGCAGTGCAGCCTTATGCTACTTCCTCTCGCAAGATAAGACAGCCTTACTGTCACTGTGCAAATACAATAAGATGTCTTTGGAGCAAGcatgttaaggataaaaccacaagtaaaatacaatatgaaataaaagaaatattcaCCAACagtaaagaagaacaaagatgaataaaatacTGGTACTGGAAGCAAAGAAACCAGTAAAACATAGTCAGAGAAACATTGGAAAGCTCGGAACAGCTGCGAATGTGCCTCCATCATTGTTCATAATTCTTCAGTTGACGTTGCTACAGTGGAAGAGTGAAATGGCTGAAGATTAATTACAGCCCTGCTGCCTAACTGTCCGGGGGTcagacagagcagaaaataaacCACCGCGGGAACCTTTCCATGAAAACTATTAATTAAAACCGATACCTGTACGAAAAACACAACATCGCAATAAGTGTATCGACATATCCCTAGATTCTTAGGAATATTAGCACTACACCAAAATTTCCAACTGTGCTAAATATTCAGTTGTAAATCAAAACCACAAGTGAGATAAGAACGTCTCCCGCTCATTCCCCTCCATCAAATCTTCCactaactgaatgggtcgcttaattgtcgctatgaattctgggagtctgtggaaGGTCacgaccgcagctctcgcgttacttgcACCCGGaagaaattgtattcaaataCTGTAATAGTGACCTAATAATTTTAACAAATGATCAAATTTtatttagatatatatatataaatatcaatTATACAGACACGACCTGTATTGTGTCATTCTACATcttgttttgataatatatttgtattgcGTAAACATATTCCATAAACAGCCCAGCCACAATTGGTTTCTTTGTCACCCGGAAACTTAGCAACTGTGTTGTGAGCGGATCTGCAGCGCTTTTCTATTTTTAAACGTGTCTTCTAAATTTGCGGTGCTTCTATTATTTTTCCGCGCTTTTGTTAATGTACATCGTGTGTGTTGTCATTTGGTTAAAGAGAATTAATGGCACAgtcagaatagtttattttcctcttaagtttacacctttgactagacactggcctactaaaaagggccttcatttgtcaaaaagcctgaacaaaacaaaaataaataaactagattggcttttatgctactagggcgaggaaagcatttcaacattggtgtaataatgcataagatacatcagtttccagtgtggtttttcgctgttgttctgcatatcagggaatctgtgcactaactggtgtgtttttataagtcaagttcccctgttgaaacGCAGGTGGCCCGattcaagaccagcgcataagtctcccaagcttgcgtttcctgtatccaataagatggcagaatttttctcaatgtgcaatactgactgccaagtgtgatatctgtgatgtatgtgatgtagtt is part of the Paramormyrops kingsleyae isolate MSU_618 chromosome 25, PKINGS_0.4, whole genome shotgun sequence genome and encodes:
- the LOC140583074 gene encoding uncharacterized protein, which translates into the protein MMQSRNVVLASKLLKKLAGDSSADSAEEGPSCSARGAARDAALASNQQMDVQAAFDQLLRTHPVTLDGDIPDKTARSQTSGRFQRQLYDRWLKAQMRMRVRHVLSHFGRRQPSESRVDAWIRNQGWKSNVPSAASVLKDWRPVGSVDTAMDSSHIQELIHNQKWKGLVVMDIAGKGKGVCATRQFPAGEVVCDYHGLVVTATEAQRIHSSTKEEESGYMFFFRNSHKSECACHPGI